In Thermococcus sp. 21S9, a genomic segment contains:
- a CDS encoding argininosuccinate synthase domain-containing protein, with translation MKVVLAYSGGLDTSVILKMMQEKLNAEVITVTVDVGQKDDFKKIEEKALKFGAVKHYTID, from the coding sequence TTAGCGTATTCGGGAGGATTGGATACTTCAGTTATATTGAAGATGATGCAAGAGAAGCTGAACGCGGAAGTGATAACAGTCACAGTGGATGTTGGGCAGAAAGATGACTTCAAGAAAATTGAAGAGAAGGCTTTGAAGTTTGGGGCAGTAAAGCATTATACGATTGACG